AATCATCTCAATAATATTTTTCTGCGGCTTACTATGAAACCTCATCTGCCCTGCATTTCACCTTAAAAACCCTTGTTTTTACGCTCCCCATGTTGCATACTTTATACGGCGAAATTCGTTCAAGGATTCGGTTTTTATGGAGCTTGCGATCGGCCCGGTCCTCTTCGATTGGCCCCGCGACGAGGTATTGGGTTTCTACAGGGAAATCTCGAAGACGGACGTGGACAGGGTCTATGTCGGCGAGGTAGTCTGTTCTAAAAGGCTGGGCCTCTCCCGTGATAACATACAGGGTATAATAAAACTACTTCTGGATTCCGGAAAAAAGGTCGCCCTCTCGACCCTTGCCGTCATTTCGAACGACGAGGAGCTCGATACGGCGCGGAAGCTATTTGATTTCCAGGTGCCTGTAGAGGCTAACGACATGTCGGTCTTCAATATGGCCGACCCGAGGGAAAGGGATATCTACGCCGGGCCTCATATCACCTCCTATAATGCGCCGACTATAGAGTTCCTTAAATCCATAGGCATCAAACGGGTGGTATTCCCTGTCGAGCTATCGAGGGAATCCATAAGGCACTGCATAGAGAAGACCGGGATAACGGGCGAGGTCTTCGCGCACGGGAAAGCGCCCCTCGCCTTCTCCTGGCGGTGCTACACCTCAAGGGCATTCGGCCTATCCAAGGCCGAATGCAGGCACGATTGCCTCAAATACCCGGACGGCATGGACCTTAAAACGATCGACAACGGGCCGCTATTCTCAATAAATGGCACCTCGATACTGAGCGCCGCCACCCATACCCTTATCGAATTTGTCGAAGACCTGAGGGAGATCGGCGTTGCCGCGCTCAGGATATCGCCGCAATACAGG
This genomic interval from Deltaproteobacteria bacterium contains the following:
- a CDS encoding U32 family peptidase, with the translated sequence MELAIGPVLFDWPRDEVLGFYREISKTDVDRVYVGEVVCSKRLGLSRDNIQGIIKLLLDSGKKVALSTLAVISNDEELDTARKLFDFQVPVEANDMSVFNMADPRERDIYAGPHITSYNAPTIEFLKSIGIKRVVFPVELSRESIRHCIEKTGITGEVFAHGKAPLAFSWRCYTSRAFGLSKAECRHDCLKYPDGMDLKTIDNGPLFSINGTSILSAATHTLIEFVEDLREIGVAALRISPQYRVTGRVIEVFRARLNGTLGPSEGLNELKAITKGEFTNGWYLGGAGKDYLNAAGKVLGGNFL